In the Thermogemmatispora onikobensis genome, ACATATAGACCAATGGCAGAAGATACAGCGTCCCAGGTGGAACTGATGACCATCGTCGCGAACGGCCAGCCCTGGCATGTCCCGCGCGAGAGCACCATCGCCGACTTTCTGGGGCAGCTCGCCCTGACGCCGGGCCGCGTTGTGGCCATGCTCGACGGCGTCATTGTGCCGCGCGAGCGCTTCGCCGAAACGCGCCTGCACGAGGGCTGTCGCCTGGAGCTGGTCACGATGGTCGGCGGTGGCTGAGTGGCTAAGCCCTGCCTCCCTCTGAGGTGGGGCCGCCCTTGATTGGCAGCTTACCTGCTATCGTTGGCCGAAGATGCCTCACGTGCCTCTGAAGCTTACGTAAACGGCTGTGATAGTCTGGTGCAGATCATGAGCAGGGTGCTACTTCTCTGGCCAGCGACAGCTTTTTACTGGCTTCTCTCCAGGCTTGGGACGGGTCAGCCTCTCTGCGATGTCATTGCCAGGAATCGTCACTTCGTTCCCGTCGGTCAGTGTGATCTCACCTGTCGAGAAGCTCAGAAAACTGGATTCGCTGGCAAGGAGGAAGTGTAGAATGGAACCCGTGAAATTCAATCTCACATCGATGAGGCTTTGGCTGCTCGTGATGGGGATAGTCTATCCTCTCGGGATGCTGATACTGACTGGCTATCTATCCAGCGGCCCTCTGGCTCTGGGGCCAGCTCTCGCGGCCCTGGCCCTCACCTGGATCCTCTTCATCACGATGTGGGATACGCTCAGTCTCTACCTTCAGTACGCCTGGCTGCTGGCCTTGCTCGCTCTCCTGCTCTTCAAACAGGACTGGCTGGCCATCGCGCTCGTCGTGGGGGCCTGGCTGCTGCTCGAGTGGAGGGTTCGCCGCAACGTTGGGCAGCCGGGCCTTGACCTGGCCTCGCCCTGTCCACGACGGCTCTCCGTTGGGCAGGGCGGCCACTCCCGCCTGGTCAACTACCACGGATTAAAAGCTCCCACCCAGGCCTATGCCCTCGATCTCGCCGTGATCGATGCCCTGGGCCGCAGAACGTCCGGCTTCAGCCTCTTTCCTCGCCCGCTGACGGCCTACCACAGCTTTGGGCAGCCGGTGCTATCACCCATCGACGGCATCGTCCTCAACTGCGAAAACCGTCTACCCGATCAGCCCATCGGCAGCACAGACCCTCAGCGTCCCCTCGGTAACTACGTCCTCATGCGCAGCGCTGCCAGGCCCGAGGTGCACCTGCTCGTGGCCCACCTGCAGCAAGGCAGCGTCGCTGTCCGGCCCGGGCAAGAGGTCCGTGTCGGTGACTACCTGGGACGTATTGGCAACTCCGGCAACACCAGCGAGCCCCACATTCACCTGCACGCCGAGCGCGCCATCAACGGCCAATGGCAAGCCGTTCCCATCACCATCAACGGGAAGCGACTGCGACGCAACTCCATCATCCCGGGTCGTCCCGTTCCCCTTTTCCCCGCCCGACGCTCCTCCTTCGTCCCCCTCCCTGAAAGAGAGAACCGTAGCAGAGAAGCGGGCTAGGTAGCCCCTCCTTGCCGTCGTTGCGCGGAACG is a window encoding:
- the thiS gene encoding sulfur carrier protein ThiS; translation: MAEDTASQVELMTIVANGQPWHVPRESTIADFLGQLALTPGRVVAMLDGVIVPRERFAETRLHEGCRLELVTMVGGG
- a CDS encoding M23 family metallopeptidase, which encodes MEPVKFNLTSMRLWLLVMGIVYPLGMLILTGYLSSGPLALGPALAALALTWILFITMWDTLSLYLQYAWLLALLALLLFKQDWLAIALVVGAWLLLEWRVRRNVGQPGLDLASPCPRRLSVGQGGHSRLVNYHGLKAPTQAYALDLAVIDALGRRTSGFSLFPRPLTAYHSFGQPVLSPIDGIVLNCENRLPDQPIGSTDPQRPLGNYVLMRSAARPEVHLLVAHLQQGSVAVRPGQEVRVGDYLGRIGNSGNTSEPHIHLHAERAINGQWQAVPITINGKRLRRNSIIPGRPVPLFPARRSSFVPLPERENRSREAG